TCTTTCTTGAAAACCTGAGGTATGCCCATCAGGTATTTTACGAGGCTTTCGCACTGGCGCGGCGCTCCGTCTTCGACTTCCTTCAGCCTTAAAAAAGAAAGGTAGGATATAGTACAACAAATAAATCCCAGTAAAAATATGACAGAATAATCGTAGGGAAAGGAAAAGCGATCGCTGCTCAGGATGGCTTTAACCAGGAATCCGGCGCCGAAAGCCAGGCTGCCCTCCAGGAATAGGGTTTTGGTATAGTACGTTCCCCGCCTTTCCGGAGGTATGGACTTGGCGAAGAGGTCTATCCAGGGAACTCCGCCCACCCCGTCCGAGAACGCCATTACGATGAAGAATACATAAAACAGCGTTAGGGCCAGCGCGGGATTTTTCGCGGCGATGAGGGTCGATAGCGCCATCATCCCGGCGGCAAGTCTCAATAGCCCTCCGGCGACGACCACAAGGGGTTTTTTCCGGGGTAATGCCTCGGCCCTCCGGGCCACCAGTAGCTGGGGCAAAAACCAGCCGCAGTTCCTTATGGTGGTGGTGAGGCCGATCAGTACCGGCGAACTGGTGAGGTTGCTCACAAAAGACGCGACCACCGTTCCGGGTTCCACAAAACTGTTAAACACCGCAAAGAAAATGGCATCGTAGCTCAGCGCGTTGAAATTGTTGTAAAATTCCTTTTCCGACATCGTTCTTTTTTCCACTTCGAAAACCCCCATTTCCAGATTTTATGTTCGACATAAGGGCGTTTATTCCTCTCTGTATCGAAAATATTTTTAGACGGCCGGGAGGATTCGAAAGCCCAAGTAGCGAATATATCACATTATGCAAATATTTTTAAAACGCTATTCAAAGGAGTTTTCGGTATGCGACTTTTCGATGCCAGGACCGTAAGGGACGCTTTGGAAGCGCTCAAAGAAAACTTAGGGAATATACCGGTGAAGAGCGAGGAGGTCCTGCTCCTTGAGGCATTGAACCGGGTGCTTGCGGAAGATGTGTATTCTCCTGAAGACATACCGGCCTTTGACCGTTCTACGGTGGACGGCTACGCCGTCATGGCCCGGGATACTTTTGGTGCAGGAGAATCCATGCCGGCGTTGCTGAAACTGGTAGGAGAGATAAGGATGGGAGAACGGCCGGACATCACCCTGAAACCCGGCCAGGCCGTGAAGATTTCCACCGGAGGGATGCTGCCGGAGGGTTCCGATGCGGTCGTTATGCTTGAATATACACAACAATTTGATGACGGCACCCTAGTCGTGGAAAGACCGGTGGCGCCGGGAGAAAACGTGATATTCAGGGGCGAGGACGTAAAAGAAGGTAGCCTCGTGCTGCCTAAGGGCCATACCCTCAGGCCCCAGGACCTGGCAGTCCTGGCCGGTATAGGGCGGCAAAAGGTGAGGGTGGCCGCTTTGCCGGTGGTCGCCGTGATATCAACGGGGGATGAGGTCAGGCCTCCGGGTGAGAAGATCAAGCCCGGTGAGATCCGCGATATGAACACCTACTCCCTTTCGGCCCAGGTCCGGAAATGGGGAGGGATACCGCGCACCTACGGTGTTGTCGGAGACGATTTTGATGGGCTCTGCAGGGTGATGGTGGAAGCCCTGGCAAGCAGCGACTTAGTGGTGCTTTCGGGCGGGAGCTCTGTAGGGAGCCGGGACCTGACCGTGAAAGTTATAGAGAGCTTAGGAGAGCCCGGCGTCGTGGTGCACGGCCTTGCGGTAAAACCCGGCAAACCCACCATACTCGGCGCGGTAATGGGCAAGCCGGTGGTAGGGCTTCCGGGTCACCCGGTGTCGGCAATGGTCATCTTCGAGCTGGTGGTAAGGCCGCTTATCTCTGCCATGCTGGGAAGGCCCGCAAATTACGGGAAAATCAATGTCAGAGCCAGGGTCGCCCGGAACGTAGCCTCGGCCGCCGGCAGGGAGGACTTTATCCGCGTGAAGCTGGAGGAAAGGGACGGGGAACTCTGGGCAAAACCCATTCTGGGGAAATCGGGCCTGATTTCCACCATGGTTGAATCCGACGGCCTCGCCAGGATACCACCCGAAAAGCTGGGCGTCGGGGAAGGGGAATACATCGAGGTGGAGCTGTACTGAGGGGGTTGAAGAGCGTGAAGGAAAGAGAAGTGTATTTGGAAAACGTGTCATTGGCAGAGGCTGTAGATAGATTTTTCGTTGACCTTGAGGAGTCCGGAGCCCTTCGGCTTACCGGAGCGGAAGTAGTAAGCGTAAGGCAGGCCCTGGGCAGGATTACCGCCGAACCGGTTTTCGCCAGGATATCCTCCCCCCATTACAGCGCCGCGGCCATGGATGGTATAGCCGTTTCGGCGAAAGATACCTTCGGGGCCGGTGAAAAGAACCCGGTGAGATTGAAGGAAGGCGTGAATTTCCACTACGTAGATACCGGAGACCCATTACCGCCCGGGTGTGACGCGGTAATAATGATTGAGGAAGTCCATCCCCTGGGCGATGGTGAGGTGGAGATAGTGGCGCCCTGTTCCCCCTGGGACAACGTAAGGGGCATAGGCGAGGACATAGCGGCTGCGGAACTGGTAGTCCCGGAAAACCACCGCCTGAGGCCCCAGGATTTAAGCGCAATCCTGGCCGCCGGCCATACCGCCGTCAGGGTGAGAAAAAAACCCAGGGTTGCCGTTATACCCACCGGCACCGAGCTGGTCAACCCCGGCGAGCCCTTGAAGCCGGGCGATATAATTGAGTCCAATTCCGCCATGATCTCGGGCCTCGTGGAGGAATGGGGCGGAGAGGCCCTGGTCCTGGAAAAGGCAGAAGACGATTTTGAATTGATAAAACGGAGGATAGAGGAGGGCCTTTCCGCTGCCGACGTGGTCGTGATTAATGCGGGCTCTTCGGCGGGTTCGGAAGACTACACGGCAAAGTGCATCAGGGCTATGGGCGAGCTCCTGGTGCACGGCGTCGCCATAAAACCCGGGAAGCCGGTGGTCCTCGGCCGGATCGCCGGTAAACCGGTAATAGGCATTCCCGGCTATCCGGTTTCGGCTTATCTTGCCATGGAGCTCTTTGTAAAACCCATCGTTTACCGGATGCAGGGCCTGCCGGTGCCCGGCAGGCATAAGATAAGGGCCAGGCTCTCCCGGCGGGTAGTTTCTTCCATAGGAACCCTGGAATTTCTCAGGGTCAAGGTGGGGAGGATGGGCAGCGAATTCATAGCTTCGCCCCTCTCCCGTGGGGCCGGAGTAATAATGTCGGTGGTGAGGGCCGACGGCATTGTGAGGATACCCGAATCCAGGGAGGGCATAGAGTCGGGTGAGTCCGTTGAGGTCGAACTTTTAAGGGATAGGGAAGAGATCGAGAACACCGTGCTCATGATCGGTAGCCACGACGTCACGATAGACCTGCTGGCCAACGAACTGAAACGGCTTTACCCGGAGATCACCCTTTCCTCAGCCCACGTGGGGAGCATGGGCGGAATAATGGCTCTTATGCGGGGAGAGACCCACATGGCTGGCCTTCACCTGCTGGACCCCGAAACCGGTGAGTACAACCTGCCCTATATCCGGAAATACCTGGCGGGCCGCAAGGTGGTGCTGGTAAACCTGGCCTACCGGCAGCAGGGCCTCATGGTGGCCAAGGGTAACCCAAAAGGCATAAGGGGCATAGAAGACCTGGTCCGGGAAGACGTGACCTTCGTGAACCGCCAGAAGGGGGCCGGCACCAGGATACTGCTGGACCTGAAGCTCAAAGAGCTGGACATCGATCCGGGACGCATCAGGGGTTACGGCAAGGAGGAATACACACATCTCGCAGTGGCGGCCGCAGTGGCGGGTGGTATGGCTGACGCGGGACTTGGGATTTTGGCTGCCGCCAGGGCCATGGACCTCGACTTTGTACCGGTGGCTCCGGAAAGGTTTGACATTGCCATACCCCACGAATTCTACCCCATGGATTCCATACAGAAGGTATTGAAGATTTTAAGGTCCGAAGAGTTCAAAAGGAAAATCGAATCCTTGGGCGGATACGACACGTCCAGGACCGGCGAATTGATTGGGGGCGATTGAGTGAAGGACCGGTTCGGAAGGGAAATCGACTATATCAGGGTCTCGGTTACCGACAGGTGCAACTTCAGGTGTATCTACTGCATGCCGGAAGGAGGGGTGATGCCGAAGACCTGCGCAGACATACTTCGCTTTGAAG
The DNA window shown above is from Thermosediminibacter oceani DSM 16646 and carries:
- a CDS encoding MFS transporter, giving the protein MEKRTMSEKEFYNNFNALSYDAIFFAVFNSFVEPGTVVASFVSNLTSSPVLIGLTTTIRNCGWFLPQLLVARRAEALPRKKPLVVVAGGLLRLAAGMMALSTLIAAKNPALALTLFYVFFIVMAFSDGVGGVPWIDLFAKSIPPERRGTYYTKTLFLEGSLAFGAGFLVKAILSSDRFSFPYDYSVIFLLGFICCTISYLSFLRLKEVEDGAPRQCESLVKYLMGIPQVFKKDRDFRLLIVVNTLLRFFFMPLPFYVIFAQEALKVSQDSVGIFVSAQMLGYILAGVFFGRINDFYGSRSVVMLTAKLTAMPPVLALLSLLLYRLNLPSLPLYVLLFILIGATYSGIWVGIYNYLLKIAPEEKRPLYIGLLNTLTAPTTFLPLLGGVIIQFLSYVHLFVITAVLVFSSVVAAYALRELDA
- the glp gene encoding gephyrin-like molybdotransferase Glp, coding for MRLFDARTVRDALEALKENLGNIPVKSEEVLLLEALNRVLAEDVYSPEDIPAFDRSTVDGYAVMARDTFGAGESMPALLKLVGEIRMGERPDITLKPGQAVKISTGGMLPEGSDAVVMLEYTQQFDDGTLVVERPVAPGENVIFRGEDVKEGSLVLPKGHTLRPQDLAVLAGIGRQKVRVAALPVVAVISTGDEVRPPGEKIKPGEIRDMNTYSLSAQVRKWGGIPRTYGVVGDDFDGLCRVMVEALASSDLVVLSGGSSVGSRDLTVKVIESLGEPGVVVHGLAVKPGKPTILGAVMGKPVVGLPGHPVSAMVIFELVVRPLISAMLGRPANYGKINVRARVARNVASAAGREDFIRVKLEERDGELWAKPILGKSGLISTMVESDGLARIPPEKLGVGEGEYIEVELY
- a CDS encoding molybdopterin biosynthesis protein; the encoded protein is MKEREVYLENVSLAEAVDRFFVDLEESGALRLTGAEVVSVRQALGRITAEPVFARISSPHYSAAAMDGIAVSAKDTFGAGEKNPVRLKEGVNFHYVDTGDPLPPGCDAVIMIEEVHPLGDGEVEIVAPCSPWDNVRGIGEDIAAAELVVPENHRLRPQDLSAILAAGHTAVRVRKKPRVAVIPTGTELVNPGEPLKPGDIIESNSAMISGLVEEWGGEALVLEKAEDDFELIKRRIEEGLSAADVVVINAGSSAGSEDYTAKCIRAMGELLVHGVAIKPGKPVVLGRIAGKPVIGIPGYPVSAYLAMELFVKPIVYRMQGLPVPGRHKIRARLSRRVVSSIGTLEFLRVKVGRMGSEFIASPLSRGAGVIMSVVRADGIVRIPESREGIESGESVEVELLRDREEIENTVLMIGSHDVTIDLLANELKRLYPEITLSSAHVGSMGGIMALMRGETHMAGLHLLDPETGEYNLPYIRKYLAGRKVVLVNLAYRQQGLMVAKGNPKGIRGIEDLVREDVTFVNRQKGAGTRILLDLKLKELDIDPGRIRGYGKEEYTHLAVAAAVAGGMADAGLGILAAARAMDLDFVPVAPERFDIAIPHEFYPMDSIQKVLKILRSEEFKRKIESLGGYDTSRTGELIGGD